A DNA window from Paramormyrops kingsleyae isolate MSU_618 chromosome 10, PKINGS_0.4, whole genome shotgun sequence contains the following coding sequences:
- the LOC140593129 gene encoding uncharacterized protein, which produces MALELKLDHALAEAMTSSVERKRACSEGDPPQTSRRDLLGRSKPRGRQGGRRQASAPVTHPPLEYSSSSSVDVPVPSAKVNPQEEFEKNMERLSDILASYPSAEPQRSSASSWSFRQQKASDRWKEARPYHLKCLIAKEAVGHPLCWLCHEPAVIRCTECLPEEWFCGECDVLRHKKQPLHNRECVIHGFFEAIPPTLYAVKGKDGYRIHEQACILPTLKVPNCSCESTNFTILPGKPVILITINGRFDLHQPLYVCQTCQHQWTPELKDLLRSGYWPASVTNSTLYTLDLLSSFQELKVISPGFSRQAFAKLLEHRTKIGGRTGQINGDALQRSFLEFSYASFEEDHLCCGAPFTCPACTPEMLAVSADGNRKLYRFRRETSSDDPGFFEGLFVAEDSAVSRFVDTIHKAVRNTQGKGTCGDSQWTAARETSRRASKLDEEGMEVAVCRHGFLLKALNMYRGETFAYSLYLQKELMPAKAQFFAMDVACKYWPYLEKAAGVIPALQELTTMKPFLSVMHARAHATKCEIKWSGRNQEGAGTTAGEEVEQVNSFLSRCALTTKYMSKAARVDMLTLHAMGWNHKKSLSLHQSLSTRYVKTCQRLQDETARLAELKAELLCTDKVVSQWLSDVKEWAAGETPDTSNASQGATHRGLQQSIEGLCLSVRQRKTTLYRQNDSSKFRHRLRRKLAEDKKLLLQEIEKYNGLVLDSASNIDVAVVEHSLAGESTVSQIWPWEVHGSANIVIKKQLHDQVMLTMRLQEEKSILVLEMAQHCTWLQSLAVVLKNKIAEEDVDKRNEGLCCLLRRRLSDVSQRLQVVLQQYKTALGPEASAFLHVEAEDQSGLSSPDTSEDEEENTI; this is translated from the exons ATGGCTCTtgaactgaaattagaccatGCTCTAGCTGAAGCCATG ACATCATCTGTGGAGAGGAAACGTGCATGCTCTGAAGGAGACCCTCCACAGACCTCCAGAAGGGACCTTTTAGGGCGCAGCAAGCCAAGGGGGAGGCAAGGAGGGCGACGGCAAGCTTCAGCTCCAG TCACACACCCTCCTCTTGAGTACTCCTCATCATCCAGTGTGGACGTCCCTGTACCCTCAGCAAAAGTAAATCCTCAAGAGGAATTTG aaaaaaatatggagAGGCTCTCTGATATTTTGGCATCTTATCCTTCTGCTGAGCCTCAAAGAAGCTCTGCATCATCATGGTCTTTTCGGCAGCAGAAAGCCTCAGATCGCTGGAAAGAAGCAAGACCGTACCACCTAAAATGCCTTATTGCAAAAGAGGCTGTTGGTCATCCATTGTGTTGGCTTTGCCATGAGCCTGCTGTTATTAG GTGCACAGAGTGTCTTCCCGAGGAGTGGTTCTGTGGGGAGTGTGATGTATTACGTCACAAAAAACAGCCACTCCACAACAGGGAATGTGTCATTCATGGATTTTTTGAAGCCATTCCACCAACCTTGTATGCCGTTAAAGGGAAAGATGGATATCGCATCCATGAGCAAG CTTGCATTTTGCCGACTCTGAAGGTGCCAAATTGCTCCTGTGAAAGCACCAACTTCACCATTTTACCAGGCAAACCAGTAATTTTAATTACCATCAATG gaCGTTTTGACTTGCATCAGCCACTATATGTATGTCAAACGTGCCAGCATCAGTGGACCCCTGAACTGAAGGACCTCCTTAGGAGTGGATATTGGCCAGCCTCTGTGACTAATTCCACACTTTATACATTGGACCTCCTGAGTTCTTTTCAGGAACTCAAGGTAATCTCTCCGGGATTCTCCAGACAAGCCTTCGCAAAGCTGCTGGAGCATCGCACTAAGATTGGCGGAAGA ACTGGACAAATCAATGGTGATGCACTACAGCGCAGCTTCTTGGAGTTTTCATATGCTTCATTTGAGGAAGACCACCTCTGCTGTGGTGCTCCTTTCACCTGCCCAGCCTGCACGCCAGAAATGTTGGCTGTTTCTGCTGATGGAAATAGAAAGCTGTATCGCTTTCGTAGAGAGACAAG CTCTGATGATCCTGGCTTTTTTGAGGGGCTCTTTGTGGCTGAAGACAGTGCGGTGTCTAGATTTGTAGACACCATACATAAAGCAGTAAGAAAT ACACAGGGAAAAGGCACATGTGGGGACTCCCAGTGGACAGCAGCAAGGGAGACATCGAGGAGGGCTTCCAAATTGGATGAAGAGGGCATGGAGGTTGCTGTGTGTCGCCATGGATTTCTTCTGAAAGCCCTTAATATGTACAGAGGGGAGACATTTGCCTACTCTCTGTATCTTCAGAAGGAGCTCATGCCAGCCAAAGCGCAGTTTTTTGCAATGGATGTGGCTTGCAAATATTGGCCATACTTGGAGAAAGCTGCTGGTGTCATTCCTGCTCTTCAGGAGCTGACCACAATGAAACCTTTCCTCAGTGTGATGCATGCTCGAGCCCATGCTACTAAGTGTGAA ATTAAGTGGAGCGGTAGGAACCAGGAAGGAGCAGGGACAACCGCCGGTGAGGAGGTAGAGCAAGTGAACAGCTTCCTCTCACGTTGTGCCCTGACAACCAAATATATGTCCAAAGCAG CACGGGTGGATATGCTTACATTGCATGCAATGGGGTGGAACCACAAAAAAAGTCTCTCTCTACATCAGTCACTTTCCACAAGATATGTGAAG ACTTGTCAGAGACTCCAGGATGAAACAGCAAGGCTAGCTGAACTAAAAGCAGAGTTACTTTGCACAGATAAAGTGGTGTCACAATGGCTTTCTGATGTGAAGGAATGGGCAGCTGGCG AGACACCAGATACATCTAATGCCAGTCAAGGCGCCACACACAGAGGACTTCAGCAGTCAATTGAAGGGCTTTGCCTTAGTGTGAGGCAGCGGAAGACAACCCTTTACCGTCAGAATG ACAGCAGCAAGTTTCGCCACCGCCTTCGAAGGAAGCTGGCAGAAGACAAAAAGCTCCTTCTTCAGGAGATTGAGAAATACAATGGTCTTGTACTAGACTCTGCCAGTAACATTGATGTAGCTGTGGTGGAGCATTCCCTGGCTGGAGAGAGCACTGTGTCTCAAATATGGCCGTGGGAGGTTCATGGCAGTG CAAACATTGTAATTAAGAAACAACTGCATGACCAAGTGATGTTGACAATGCGATTACAAGAGGAAAAAAGCATTTTGGTGTTGGAGATGGCACAACACTGCACATGGTTGCAGAGTCTGGCAGTGGTTCTCAAGAACAAGATAGCTGAGGAGG ATGTAGACAAGAGAAATGAGGGACTTTGCTGTCTCTTAAGAAGAAGACTGTCAGATGTGTCACAAAGGTTGCAAGTGGTCCTCCAACAGTACAAGACTGCTTTAGGCCCTGAGGCCTCTGCCTTTCTACATGTTGAAGCAGAAGATCAAAGTGGCCTCAGTAGTCCAGACACCAGTGAGGATGAAGAAGAAAACACTATTTAG